The Vigna unguiculata cultivar IT97K-499-35 chromosome 1, ASM411807v1, whole genome shotgun sequence nucleotide sequence agaagacattaaagtaactcaacaagtcctcattaacttttcaattgaaaattttaaagatgaggtgttatgtgatgttgtgcctatggaagaaactcatattttgttaggtaggccatggcaatttgatagaaaagtcttttatgatggccatgctaacacctatgctttctccttccaaggcaagaagttcacactcctacctctctcacccaatcaagcaaatgaggaccaaaataaagtgaaagataagagaaaagatgaaaaagaaaaagagcaagttacctccaaagtgttacttgcctctaaaaaaatattttcaaagcaagatggacatcaccattctttcttctcttacaaggctcaaaaggaagacccaatgcgcaagcatgagaagaatagtggtctagaaaagagggatggcctaaccaaagctaggggtagtacccttagaaaagatggaacaagagctcataaaagggaggcgcaaaacctcccccaaatcaagtcaagctccatctacaaaaggcttaaagaatttgtggtcaaattctctccaagaaggggaggatgatgaaggattgaccccaaccaaggatgaaggcacatgcttaagaaaactaagcatgtttagaaaggaagttcactaatccttcatccctttcatttatgtttgttatttttgattccctaagttgacttagttgaatcaactttagttgacttgttgacctttgactaggtttgacttgttgactatagttgacttgacttaagccaacatgctaatctatgtttatttgctttgtaggttaattaggagtaagaaaacaatgctaggtggcgcatggtgattggggagcataaatgatgtgcaggagagagtaaagcaaagacataaagcataaagtaaaaggcatgaagcaagtgtacatatgtacctttggtctcctttgtttttagcacactttgaccactttttggagacatatgagacacattctttgtctccttttgtgttagaacgaaattagccttgcacacaccatagttagctcttttgtctctcatttttgtaaccttatttgacctagtttctagaagctagagttaggtttttgtagagacatccttaggtatcttttatttgcttagagacccctaaactcttctatataaggggtgctcctagacatgtaaaagggttgaacattttgaagtaaaaacactcttgtgtctcaaccatttgtgagagtttcctcctttgggagtgaatacttttaagccttatcttgcatagcaagtggcggcacacatccactcatcttcaagattgccatggcttctagcttagccttgtagtggcgtgcttctcacatttttaccatttctttcctttccattttatgttttcttcttcctttaattgttcttggttttctatggtttatgtacTTTCcctttcctttttgttttgaatcaatccatcatcttcttctcttgagctttgtgaaaggaaccttcacatctagatagcttgctatcttaatgtccagtgggaagatttcacttagctttcttaatcaactcacaccatattcaatcatcttaaaaaggaacaagataatccttcatcataagatgaaaattttgatCAGAGACTTCTGCTGAGAAAGTTCAACCAAACTCTATTTTGCCCTTTACAAAAGAAGAACACATACACAATCTTCTTAAAACTACATGTCATCTATCACAATTTAGAAGCATGCTTCTCTATATCCTCAAAGAACAACTTCTTCAACACGTCTACATACGATTTCCGCAAACAAACAGCTACAACGAAGCCATCGCCATTTGCGGTGTCCAAAAGGAAAGCCTTGCCATTAGAATTAATGTTTCCAGGAAGCAAAATAACAGGTTTTCCCCACCCAAAATCAGTCTCAAAATACGAAAAATTAGCCCAACCAACCACATTCACATTAGGGTCTTCTCTACCTTTTCCAGCAGAGTTGTAAAACGTGTCTCTCAACAAATCCATGTCCTCCACACGTGCTATGTAATCAAGAGCAGACCTAACATACTCATCACGCATTCTCTCAATCGAGTCCCTCACTTTCCTCACAGCATAGCCAAGAGGTTTCTGCATAATCTCATCAAAGGAACAAGTTTCTGTCACAGTAGGAAATGTCGCATTGCCAAAATAAGCAGTGGGAATTGATGGCCTCAAACGTTTTCTACAGTTAACCAAAGTGTTCAACCTCGTTGGTTGAGACACATCACCTGAATAACGAACCTTGCACATACACCTCCACAAGTGACCACTTATGACCTCAAAGCTGGTAAAACCTCGTACGGGAACCTTACCATGCCCAATTCCAAAGTCACTCGCTCTATTCTTCAGTTTCTGAACTTGCCCTTTTGTGATTACCATCACGGCCGTACCCAGTTCGTGCTGCATCACCTCATCGCGTTTTGCCCAAAGGGGCGGTGGCAGAAACTCGGGATGTTCAAACCGCGGCGGTTTATTCAGTTTGAACGAATCTAGTTTGGTTCGATCAAACAAAGGAATCAAACCGGAATCTATACTCTCTCCTCTGGCGATTTTGGCCCAGGAGCTAACGAAGTTCGAAAGTGCAGTTCCATCGAGGAAAGCGCGACACATGGCAATTCCAAGTGTGGTGAAACCGCTGGGGAACCTGGTGAGCTGCGCCGCCAGCAAAGGAACATCCTCAATCGGGACATCGTAGTTGATCTTGGGGACAGCGTAGGTGGGAGCGAACTCACACAGATCTTGGAAACTGAGTTCAGTGTTGCACGTGGCTGCTACGAGGAGTACCCCTTTGGCGTTGCAGAGAAGCTGGAAGCGGCCACCGTGGATCCGGCTCAAGCGACCGGCGACAGGGTGGAAGACGGTGAGGGTTTTGCTGAGAGAGGTTGAGAGAGTGTGAATCGCAGAAGCGAAGGATGAATCATCGGTGATGCTTGTGTTGGTGTAGATATAGAGCTGAGATCCGTGGTTGGGAAGCTTGATTTGATCGCAGAGGGAGAGTGAAGAGATTGAATTTGGCGTAATCTCGGAGGGCACTACAAGATCGGAACTTTGGATGGTAACCATGTTTGTGGCTGATTCTTGGATGTGTTCAATCAGTGGCTGTCTCCGAATATAAGAACTTCTTACTGGTCATTGGTCACTCCTTCGGTGACCTTTCTTCAAACATGTGTTTTTGGTGCGCTCTCAACATCACTTTACACGTTTATTTTTCTGGTCTTTCTTTATCGATTATTACCTGCATTTCAGGATAAACCTAATTGAAaacattggaaaaaaaaaaaaaaacaaaaagaaaacgtTTCCATGTCTGAACCTGGTCTCACTTTATTTAGAGTTCTCAAATTGTTTACCTGATTTGTGAATTCGATGTTGCTAGTACATCTGTACGCCGATTTCTATGGATGTTTCACGAATTtaatatagtaatatattaaattaatttcttaaaaccacatatatttaattaataatttttttaaattagtaaaaatatctaatataatataataatatataaacattacTAAAAATGTtcatcatattattttaataatttaaaagacaataaaaaaaggtaaaaaatattagaaatttattttaatattgtaaaatatttttagttcatGAATGATAttaaaagaggataaaaaataattttaataagaataataattttaaattatcttgtgataaaataaattaaaagaaatatttagtattttataaaaatgcatttaggaaatataaaattcatacaaaattaagtaatagttaaaaacctttaaattattaattacaaataattgtatttagaaatatatgatgaaatgtaaagaaatttaaattaaattttcatgttttaaatgtAGTATATTCAATCATGTGTTAAAATAACTTTGTGACTTCCGAGCAATCATTTGTGTTTTAGTGATATCAGTTAATATCATGTAAATCATACATGACTAAACCTTCATCCATGATTTTAGGTCGACGGTAGTACAACTTCTTGATTCATGTGTCATAGGGAAGGTATAAAAAGTgcatattattttcttcaaattaaagAGGATACAAAAGAGGATACAATTGTATGACATTTAAAATGGTATCAGAGTCGATGATATTATATAACACAATCTCTCAATGTTTATAacttatatgataaaatatataatctttcAATAGCATAAGAGTCGATAGTTTAGGGTGATTAACCAcataatcataacaaaaaaggAGTCACTAATCGCATAACCATAACAAAGGGGTCACCATACACCTGAGGgaaaatataccatatgaaaaaaaagactTACCCTTGATGAGAGGTTATTGGGAATagttcaagtgtgagtcaaagtcctacattaaatataatagacaaagttaaacattatataagaatataaaGACCCAAaacaccattgtcttaaggttttgagataaaagtggtgtcaaatgcaTTATATGTGTAATataaatgtcatatatatagaaccacaatctcttaATAACTATAACCAAaccatatgaaaaatatataaacccaaCAATGATATTAGAGCCGAAGGTTCAGAGTGAATGACCGCACAATCATAACAACATAACCATAACACAAAAAGGGGTCACTATACACATGAGGAGAAATATATAgcatataaaaaagaaaaaaagtggataaaatagacaaagttaaacactatataaaatgAAAGACCCATAACCACATTTCCTTAAgatttttggttaaaagtgatgTCAAATGCTTTATATGTGCAAgactaatatcatatatatatagaatcataatctctcaatgactataactcatataatgaaatataaacCCAACACAATTGTATGACATTGAAAGTGGATCTTTCTTCATTTTGTGTAGTATGACCATTTGCAAACACAATTGCGGGATAATAGTTGAAATAATTCTTTATGTTTGTAATGGAAAGTTATTTCTtacaaagaacaatattatggacaagattgattttttttaaggagAATAGACAACCTAGAAATCAATTAAATTCACCTTATTAGAAGCTTTGTATCTTGTTTATTGTGTTACACCTTTGAGGTTTTAATTAAACTTCGTTGTTGTCACCACCTTCCATCATCTAAAaaaacatggaaggtaatgattATTGGTTATGTATCTTGATTTCTTTGTGGGATTTTGTTGCAAACCTATTAACGGAGATTTAGAATAAGGTTTCATAAATTTTGTAGGTGATTTGGATGGGAAACAAAGTCGTGTGCTAATGTTGGAAGAAGGTAGGtggagtttttttcttttcttggagAAACACATAAGGAGCATCAACACTTTCatctatgaatttgaatttgtttttaagagaaaaacatgtttattatttttactctatGAACTTTATGTTGCTACCGATTATTATTGTGTCATGTCTTGTAATAATTAGCAGACTTTAAAACTTGAATGAAAAGccttaatttagtttataaagTTGCATTGCTTGAATTTTACATATGAATGAATGAAAAGTGGATCAAAATGTTCTTGAACCGCTGGTCAACATCTTGTTCATCAAGAACTTATTTCATTGATATTGATCATTGTAAGCAAATCTAACATCAATCTCTAATATTCTAGACTTGGTCATCCTcttgataaaagttttaatcATATTTGTAAATCTTTTCCTAACTTTTACACTGTAATAATATGGTGTGTGATGTATGCAACTTAGCAAAATAACACATGCTTTCTTTTCCACGTAGTGACTATCTTTCTTTATGTAAACTTCATTTGCACAAGGGCTCATTTAAGATCTTTCAAGTTAGAACCTTGTAggaaatttggaaaaaatagtGAAAAGGTGGATTGAAAAGTTGCTGAAATTTCAGGTTGGGCAGTATTTAAGAAACATTGATATCTCGAGCTATAGAACTCCAATTGAGGTGATTCTAAAACAAGATGAAAGTTCATGTTCTGAACTTTAATTCAGGGGAGTAGAATGAGAGATATGAATACGAGATAAATATGGATAGAAGTGAGTTTATGAATTCAggtgaaggaagaagaaaagctGAATATGAAAAAGTGGAAGGAAATAATCACTCTTTTCAATGGAGGCATCACACAAAGAATGGGAAATTCCTTTGATACATCCAAGGGTTCTTGAACCacttaagaacttaggagaatcactctcactaagataaaagagataaactctaatatttttgaataaaactcaacttatCTCATTGATAAAAATGGCTAAGCTTTTATAGAAGCTTTagccatcaaaattacaaaagatcCATTAATTCAATTACATCTCActtaagctaataatgatccaacTTAACCTAACAATGATCTCATTACTTAATGGCAAATTGTAACTGAATTTGTgaaaccaaaagtcatccaaaagCATTCAACTATGCATCCCCTTGGTATCCTAAAGACTTATGCCTAAGTTGCCAATTGGCCCTTTAATGGAttaaccaaaacataatttggtcaaccaattttaaaaaagattgcGCCTTTATTTACAAACAAACTAATCACTTAAAAGCTAAAGTAAAGTGGCACGTTAGTCCTCCTCCATTTAAGTCATGATgtaattcacatcataccctaaTTCTTTAGAAGATTTGTCCCTATTAAGGCTTTATTTTCctattagttttaataaaagtttatcaTGTCCTTCTAaatgactttatttttccacaacctaAAACTAATTCTCGCTCTCCAGAATCAAATACAActtgaataaatttaattttgtttctttccaATAGTTGCAATATGTGGAACACCTATCTTGCCAACACCCCCTCACCTTCATATGTAACAACAAATAAGTCCATGTGTTGTGTTTCATTATCCTTAagactttgatttttttatcagcaGATTGGATGCATAATAAAGGACTAGGAACAAGCTtcattttcaaacatggaagttggtgtttTTAATTCACATGCCCATCCTTTTATTTCtctaaaatgacatcacaaacaaTAGCAGAAAaatcattgacaaataaatttttgtgctctttttctctagtactttttctttttattcattttctcttcttgctttttctctcattttttcttcactctctattttttttatattctttattttctattttttccttcaacctatgttgatccttacttgtCTTGGTATCATAAATGTCAACTTAAtcttatgtccctcatgcctcaaataaagtgagcattcatcaagattgagtgttttaaaataaagccatgaccatcctaaaagaagatgacaagagtccatgagagcgatatcacataatacttctttcacacactgcCCAAtagtgaatttgatccatgATAAAGCCTTTTTGTCACTTAAAAGACTTAGTCAAATCCAATTTCCCCTTAAAAATGCAAGATAGGGAGAAACTTGGGAATCAATCCGTGGACATGGCTAAAATCAAATGCAATGTTTGTACTTGAATTGTGGtagaaaaatttattcaaaatctacacttaaaaatagaaaactcaaaatcatcAAATACAAGAAATGTTATGAACTATGCATGAATGCATGACATGTAATGAACAAAATGGTAGAGAATGATGAATTAGCTAATCCTAAATGCTCAAAAAAGGTTTAATGATCAAAACTAGGGTAATGCGATGGTTAAATTGGTTCAAATTCATCAAACTCGAAATCTACCCAAAATCAAGAACATGTTCACGAACAAAGTGCATGGTAGCCTCATATTGGAATCTTTTGATGATACAATTGAAAATGTAATGATGCAGAGTGATGATAAATGATCTCAATTGAATCTAGAAACTGGAATTACTCGATTTGGTGAACTACACACAAAGTTTCCAATTTCATGAACCCTAATTCCCAAATTTGAACAGAAACACGATTTTGATCAATTCGACCAATTCGTGcaataaaaatgcaattaaatgtGTAGATAGCTTTGTCATGATGCAGAGAATAAAACCCCCAAATCAATTTACATCAACAGTCAATAAAATCACATAACCACAAAATTATGCAACAACGAAAAACGGGAAGTGAAGTGCGATTTGAACTAGGTAATTTGTGGATGGAATCGTAAAATTGTTGATCCCAATAGTTTTTGGAGTATAAAGAGGAGCTAAAAAAACCACAAGTTGGATCAAAACACGAAAACAAAGCTAAATTCAAATGGAATAGTAACATGGATGTGTTATAAGTACGAAATTATGCAGAAGAATGCAAATTGATGAAATGGTGATGAAAATGATTGTGTGATTTCAAATAGCTTTGGAATCATCCTAGGAGTGTGCACGAATTTACGGAACTCAAAATGATTAAGAAACGAGTGAGAAATTAAATGGAATAGTAACTAGTGGTGTGTTGAACGTAAAAAAGGTGCAGAATTGGGGTTTTGGTGATTTGTTGATGAAAACTCAAAATTAAACTTGCAAACAGTTAAAAGAACTTAAAAGTAATGTGTGTGAAGTGGTGGAATAAGAAGAAACTCGAAATTGTAGCAAAAGTGTAATGAAATGGAGAAATATGAGTGAAATGAGCTTGGCTACTACCATTAGTCTTGAATCCAATCCATTCATCTTGTTTTATCCAAAACAATGATGTATAGAGGTCTTTTTGACACACCAATTCATAAGCATGGTTCGAAAACCTAGATTTGGTAAGGTAGGGTGGAGTTCAAGCATAAAAAGTGCTAGCCAAGGTGGTGGTTTAGTGGAAAATGATGATGATCATTATGAAACCATAGACCAAATGAGCAGTACTGAAAATTTCATTCATTGAGGTTCAAATCCaaattataatactaaaaatGAGTACAAGGAGTTTCCCCAACCTTCCTGTCACCAAGGCTTGAGCTATTCAAGcttctaaaaacaaaaatggagtGAAAATGGGTGTTTTTAGATGGAATTTCGGGTCTGCTGCATGAGGTGGTATGGTACTGTCCAAATCTGGTTTTCCATGATCCAAGGAATGTGCAGAAAACTTGTTGGAAGGCTGCTAAGTTGTGTCCCTATGCCACCTCACCAAATCTACCCTAAAACCTACCCTACACTAAGCCACCTCTCACCAATTGAACCTAAACTCCAATGTGTAGCCCCCTCTCAATTTTTTGGCAATCCCAAGGCCCAAACCAGTCACATTTAGTGTCCTAAATTGATCCAAATGATTGGCTCTTGATTTAGGGTCCAAATAACAAAAGTCAACTTTAAGGTCAACCATACCACTTTTGCACTCTTTATGCTTTGCCAACAACTTGACCTTGCTACTATTGGAACTTCTAGGCCTTCAAATCTTCAATTAAACCTTGCCTAAGGATAGAGAAcctgaaaattgataaaaaaaaaactcaaatggAAGGATTAACTCTACCTAGACACTACTTGAACAACTAAgctaaaatgacaaaaaatgtgaaaactaataactttgcTCAATTGGCCCTAAACCTCAAATTTTGGTGTTTAACCACTTCCAAAAAGTGTAATTAGGCATTTATAATGATTCTACAAGGTCAAATCACTCAATttgaaagaatttcaaaaaCTCAACTCTAAAGTCAACTATGTCATGGTTTAAAGGCTAAATGagaaaaggtttaattactcggatgatacccactttggtacatgtgtgtcaatctggtacccgcttttaaaaaagtgtcaattgaatcccaacttttgaaaaaatgcttcaattaggttcctttcagacggagttgactaacaccgttagtcaacgtgccacgtgtcagtctgtagtttttttatttttttaaaatttttttaaaaattttttgaaatttttttaattttttttaatttgaaaaaaaattaaaaatgccatgTGTCAGGTCCTTGtgtgtgacatgtggcattgtcagtgccacgtgacaTTATCAGTGCCACGtgacattgcaatgccacgtgtcagtgtcactgtcagatgtcattgtgttgatttcgatttagtccttatatatgtctttttgtttcaatttggtacccacctatgtatatttaattcaattttatcccaatttttttaataagtaaaatatttttgtatatttttacaaaattaagtactaatatttatattatttctctcaattttagaccaaatttattatttgtataaaatgttttactaatattttttattaaaaatgactttttaacatattaatttattaattacttttttattaagtactcatgttttgttaattattatttttttaacccaaaatagaacaatattgtctcttaataattttaaaccaaaatttctatttgtatgaatgttatactaattttttattaaaaatgacttaataaaatgactttaccactaaattttaatataaatatcaaatacttaatttttgtaaaatttttatacttaactacttttaattttataaaaaaatggattttaattattaaaaaaaaataggtcaagATTAAATCacatacacataagtaggtactaaattgaaacaaaaagacatatatggggactaaatcgaaatcaacacaatgacatctgataatgacattgacacgtggcattacaatgccacgtggcactaacaATGTCACATGTCACACACAgagacttgacacgtggcactttttttatcttttttcaaaaaaattttaattttttttttaaattaaaaaaaaaattttaaaaattttaaaaaattttaaaaaataaaaataaaaaataaaaaaaccatagACTAACAcatggcacgttgactaacgacgttagtcaactccGTTTAAAAGTGACCTAATTGAAgtacttttttaaaagttgggatgcaattgacacttttttaaaagcggataCCAGATTGACACACTTATACCAAAGTGAgtaccatccgagtaattaaaccatgAGAAAAAAATGACTCTTAACACTAGGTTTGACTAACCTAAGACCCTAAGACTCAAAAAATGATGCAACCAAACTCAAATGATGTTTAAAAACACTCTACAAACACTAATTCTATGAAAAAACGAAAATGATCCTAAGTGAGGAATCTAACCTAATGATGAGaagcctcgagccaagggacctacaacaagagccatggctaggagaatacaagaggaatgggccttaaatgcgcatgtaaggc carries:
- the LOC114163969 gene encoding spermidine hydroxycinnamoyl transferase-like, which produces MVTIQSSDLVVPSEITPNSISSLSLCDQIKLPNHGSQLYIYTNTSITDDSSFASAIHTLSTSLSKTLTVFHPVAGRLSRIHGGRFQLLCNAKGVLLVAATCNTELSFQDLCEFAPTYAVPKINYDVPIEDVPLLAAQLTRFPSGFTTLGIAMCRAFLDGTALSNFVSSWAKIARGESIDSGLIPLFDRTKLDSFKLNKPPRFEHPEFLPPPLWAKRDEVMQHELGTAVMVITKGQVQKLKNRASDFGIGHGKVPVRGFTSFEVISGHLWRCMCKVRYSGDVSQPTRLNTLVNCRKRLRPSIPTAYFGNATFPTVTETCSFDEIMQKPLGYAVRKVRDSIERMRDEYVRSALDYIARVEDMDLLRDTFYNSAGKGREDPNVNVVGWANFSYFETDFGWGKPVILLPGNINSNGKAFLLDTANGDGFVVAVCLRKSYVDVLKKLFFEDIEKHASKL